A region from the Rheinheimera mangrovi genome encodes:
- a CDS encoding aspartate carbamoyltransferase codes for MSFKGEHILSVKQFDRDKIQQVFDIARSMEPYATRQKRTTVLEGAILGNLFFEPSTRTRVSFGCAFNLLGGEVRETTGMQSSALSKGESLFDTARVISSYSDVIAMRHPQAGSVAEFAEGSRVPVLNGGDGANEHPTQALLDLFTIEKELAASQQHIDGMHIAMIGDLKFGRTVHSLSKLLALYKNIQFTLIAPNELAMPDDIVSLIENAGHRVTVTDQLAGNLNADIVYQTRIQEERFPSQEEANKYRGKFRLNQDIYTKHCKSNTVIMHPLPRDSRIEANELDNDLNLNPNLAIFRQADNGVLVRMALFALTLGVDQLVSKYEREVPWYSNK; via the coding sequence ATGAGCTTTAAAGGCGAACACATCCTCTCCGTCAAACAGTTTGACCGTGACAAAATTCAGCAGGTTTTTGATATTGCCCGCAGTATGGAACCTTATGCGACGCGCCAGAAGCGCACCACTGTGCTCGAAGGTGCCATTTTAGGTAATTTATTTTTTGAACCCAGCACCAGAACCCGTGTCAGCTTTGGTTGTGCCTTTAACCTGTTAGGTGGCGAAGTTCGTGAAACCACTGGCATGCAATCCTCTGCGTTATCCAAAGGTGAATCCTTATTTGATACAGCCCGGGTGATCAGTAGTTACAGCGATGTTATTGCTATGCGCCATCCACAAGCTGGTTCAGTGGCTGAATTTGCTGAAGGCAGCCGCGTGCCGGTATTAAATGGCGGTGATGGTGCCAACGAACACCCAACTCAGGCTTTGCTGGATTTGTTCACCATAGAAAAAGAGCTGGCCGCTTCACAGCAACATATAGATGGTATGCATATCGCCATGATTGGTGATTTAAAGTTTGGTCGTACCGTGCATTCATTATCCAAATTACTGGCTCTGTATAAAAACATTCAGTTCACTCTGATAGCACCAAATGAACTGGCGATGCCGGATGACATCGTCTCGCTGATTGAAAATGCAGGTCACAGAGTGACAGTGACGGATCAACTGGCAGGCAACTTAAACGCGGATATCGTCTATCAAACCCGTATTCAGGAAGAGCGTTTTCCTTCCCAGGAAGAAGCCAATAAATACCGCGGTAAATTCCGCTTAAATCAGGATATTTACACCAAACACTGTAAATCCAATACAGTCATTATGCATCCGCTGCCCCGTGATTCCCGTATCGAAGCCAATGAGCTGGATAACGACTTAAACCTGAACCCGAATCTGGCCATTTTCCGGCAGGCGGATAATGGTGTTTTAGTGCGTATGGCCTTGTTTGCTTTAACCTTAGGTGTGGATCAGCTTGTCAGCAAATACGAGCGTGAAGTGCCCTGGTACAGTAATAAGTAA
- a CDS encoding CopD family protein has product MNTLLVIKALHVSFMVAWFAGIFYLPRLFVYHADTKDPAVDAQFKVMERRLLYFVTPFAVLTLVFGLWLIHLYGAAWFAVSSWLHYKLLLVTLLYVYHGYCFKLLNDFKQGKNSKSSKFYRFFNEFPVLLLFAIIFLAILKPV; this is encoded by the coding sequence ATGAATACATTACTGGTTATTAAAGCATTGCATGTCAGTTTTATGGTGGCCTGGTTTGCCGGCATTTTTTACTTGCCACGGCTCTTTGTCTATCACGCTGACACGAAAGATCCGGCCGTAGATGCCCAGTTTAAAGTGATGGAAAGGCGTTTATTGTATTTCGTCACGCCTTTTGCAGTACTGACGCTGGTGTTTGGCCTTTGGTTGATTCATCTATATGGTGCAGCCTGGTTTGCAGTAAGTAGCTGGCTGCACTACAAACTGCTGTTGGTAACTCTGCTTTACGTCTATCACGGCTACTGTTTTAAGCTGCTGAACGACTTTAAACAGGGGAAAAACAGCAAAAGCAGCAAATTTTACCGCTTCTTTAATGAATTCCCTGTACTGTTACTTTTTGCCATTATTTTTCTGGCGATTTTAAAGCCGGTATAG